ACATGGTCTGGTCGCCGGATATCGTCAAGCAGAATGAAGACCTGATGGTCGAGTTCTGGAAGACCGACATGGCGCCGGAAGATGCGCACGCCCAGTGGGTTAACAACCTCAAAAGCGGCAGCTGAGCCTCTCATCTGATCACGGATTGCCCAGGCCTGATCGCCTGGGCAATCCCGAATGACTTTGGGGGAGGCAATTTTCATGTCGCAGGTTCAGCGTCCGACGCAGTTGTTCCGCAATCTCAGCAGCAAGATCGCGGCATTGCCGATGATATTCACCGCTCTTGTCGTCTTCGTCGGCGGGACGCTCTGGACGGTGTTCTATTCATTCACCAACTCGAAGCTGCTGCCACGCGAGAAATTTGTCGGCTTTGATCAGTACGAGCGTCTCTGGTCGACCAGCCGTTGGGTGATCTCGATCGAGAATCTGATGCTCTATGGCGTGTTCTCTTTGATCTTTTCACTGGTGATCGGATTTTGTCTGGCCGCGCTGCTCGATCAGAAGATCCGATTTGAGGACACGTTTCGAACGATCCTGCTCTATCCCTTCGCCCTTTCCTTCATTGTCACCGGCCTTGTCTGGCAGTGGCTTCTCAATCCGCAATTTGGCGTCCAGGCCATTGTCCGCGGCTGGGGCTGGGAGAGCTTCACCTTCGATCCGCTCTACAATCCCGATATCGTCATGTTCGGCCTGCTGATCGCCGGGCTGTGGCAAGGCACCGGCTTTATCATGTGTCTCATGCTCGCGGGCCTGCGCGGCATTGACGAAGATATCTGGAAGGCCGCGCGGGTCGACGGCATTCCGATGTGGAAGACCTACCTCTTTATCATCATTCCCATGATGCGGCCGGTGTTCATCACCACGCTTGTGATCATCGCCTCTGGCATCGTCAAGCTCTACGATCTGGTCGTTGCCCAAACCTCCGGTGGGCCTGGCAATGCCTCCGAAGTGCCGGCCAAATATGTCTATGACTACATGTTCCAGGCGCAAAACCTTGGTCAGGGATTTGCCGCATCGACCATGATGCTGCTGACCGTTCTCATCGTTCTGATTCCCTGGGCCTATCTCGAGTTCGGAGGCAAGAAGCATGGTTGATGCTGTTGCAGTTTCGCCGGTTCTTGAACCCGGCCCAAGCGGGCGAAAGCCCCGCAAGACGCTCTCGCGTCGCAATATCTTTCTCTATGGCACGCTGATCATGGTGGCGATGTACTAT
The DNA window shown above is from Hoeflea phototrophica DFL-43 and carries:
- a CDS encoding carbohydrate ABC transporter permease, with product MSQVQRPTQLFRNLSSKIAALPMIFTALVVFVGGTLWTVFYSFTNSKLLPREKFVGFDQYERLWSTSRWVISIENLMLYGVFSLIFSLVIGFCLAALLDQKIRFEDTFRTILLYPFALSFIVTGLVWQWLLNPQFGVQAIVRGWGWESFTFDPLYNPDIVMFGLLIAGLWQGTGFIMCLMLAGLRGIDEDIWKAARVDGIPMWKTYLFIIIPMMRPVFITTLVIIASGIVKLYDLVVAQTSGGPGNASEVPAKYVYDYMFQAQNLGQGFAASTMMLLTVLIVLIPWAYLEFGGKKHG